A DNA window from Streptomyces bacillaris contains the following coding sequences:
- a CDS encoding ABC transporter permease produces MRLYAVVAAGGFRRFATYRTATAAGVFTNTVFGFVLAYTYIALWDERPQLGGYDMSQALTYVWIGQALLAACAMMGGGFEDELMERIRTGDIAVDLYRPADLQLWWLAGDVGRAAFQLLGRGVVPMLVGALAFDLALPGSPWIWPAFLLSVLLGIVVSFAVRFLVALSAFWLLDGAGAAQMSWLLGLFFSGMLLPLPLFPGLLGEVARLLPWSSLLQIPADVFLGKYSGWQLLEAYAFQGAWAVALLLAGRLLQSVATRRVVVQGG; encoded by the coding sequence GTGCGGCTGTACGCAGTGGTGGCGGCGGGCGGGTTCCGGCGCTTCGCCACCTATCGGACGGCGACGGCCGCGGGGGTGTTCACCAACACCGTCTTCGGCTTCGTCCTCGCCTACACCTACATCGCCCTGTGGGACGAACGCCCGCAGCTCGGCGGGTACGACATGTCCCAGGCGCTGACGTACGTCTGGATCGGGCAGGCCCTGCTGGCGGCCTGCGCCATGATGGGCGGCGGCTTCGAGGACGAGCTGATGGAGCGGATCCGTACGGGGGACATCGCCGTCGACCTCTACCGCCCGGCCGACCTCCAGCTCTGGTGGCTGGCGGGGGACGTGGGCCGGGCGGCGTTCCAGCTGCTGGGGCGCGGGGTGGTGCCGATGCTCGTGGGGGCGCTCGCCTTCGATCTCGCGCTCCCCGGCTCGCCCTGGATCTGGCCCGCGTTCCTGCTCTCCGTGCTGCTCGGCATCGTCGTGAGCTTCGCCGTCCGCTTCCTGGTCGCGCTCTCGGCGTTCTGGCTGCTCGACGGGGCGGGCGCGGCCCAGATGTCCTGGCTGCTGGGGCTGTTCTTCTCCGGGATGCTGCTGCCGCTGCCCCTCTTCCCCGGACTCCTGGGCGAGGTGGCCCGGCTCCTGCCGTGGTCCTCGCTGCTCCAGATCCCGGCCGATGTGTTCCTCGGCAAGTACAGCGGGTGGCAGCTGCTGGAGGCGTACGCGTTCCAGGGCGCCTGGGCGGTGGCTCTGTTGCTGGCGGGGCGGCTGCTCCAGAGCGTGGCGACGAGGAGGGTGGTGGTGCAGGGTGGCTGA
- a CDS encoding ABC transporter permease codes for MAETVAVRPAEGRDPGGFAYEDRPRLLEGLRAYGLIVAMWVRSTMAYRASFAMTTLGNLAATAFDFVTIVLMFTHVDALGGYTLPEIALLYGVSATAFGLADLLLGSMERLGRRVRDGTLDTLLVRPVPVLAQVAADRFALRRIGRITQGLAVLGYALVTLDIAWTPLKVAMLPAMVISGAAVFGAVFVAGAAFQFVAQDASQVQSAFTYGGATLLQYPPTIFAKDLVRGVTFVVPLAFVSWLPALYVLGRDYPLDLPSWVAFLTPVVAVGCLGLAGLVWRAGLRSYRSTGS; via the coding sequence GTGGCTGAGACGGTCGCGGTGCGGCCCGCGGAGGGCCGCGATCCGGGCGGCTTCGCGTACGAGGACCGGCCCCGGCTGCTGGAGGGCCTGCGCGCCTACGGGCTGATCGTGGCCATGTGGGTGCGCTCGACGATGGCGTACCGGGCCTCGTTCGCCATGACGACGCTCGGGAACCTCGCGGCGACCGCCTTCGACTTCGTCACGATCGTGCTGATGTTCACCCACGTCGACGCGCTCGGCGGCTACACCCTCCCCGAGATCGCCCTGCTGTACGGCGTTTCGGCGACCGCGTTCGGCCTCGCCGATCTGTTGCTGGGCTCGATGGAGCGGCTGGGCCGCCGGGTCCGGGACGGCACGCTGGACACCCTGCTGGTGCGGCCGGTCCCGGTGCTGGCGCAGGTGGCGGCGGACCGGTTCGCGCTGCGCCGGATCGGGCGGATCACCCAGGGCCTGGCGGTGCTCGGCTACGCGCTGGTCACCCTGGACATCGCGTGGACCCCGCTGAAGGTGGCGATGCTGCCCGCGATGGTGATCAGCGGGGCGGCGGTCTTCGGGGCGGTCTTCGTGGCCGGGGCGGCCTTCCAGTTCGTCGCCCAGGACGCCTCGCAGGTGCAGAGCGCCTTCACGTACGGCGGGGCGACGCTGCTCCAGTACCCGCCGACGATCTTCGCGAAGGACCTGGTGCGCGGGGTGACGTTCGTGGTGCCGCTGGCCTTCGTCAGCTGGCTGCCCGCGCTGTACGTGCTGGGCCGCGACTATCCGCTGGACCTGCCGTCGTGGGTGGCGTTCCTGACGCCGGTGGTGGCCGTGGGGTGCCTGGGTCTGGCGGGGCTCGTGTGGCGGGCGGGGCTGCGGTCGTACCGGAGTACGGGCAGTTGA
- a CDS encoding ABC transporter ATP-binding protein, whose translation MGTVDGVAQQGTGGDGEERSVGRGGEQRSAGGDGFIALDGVEKVFQVRRRAGLLRRERHEVRAVDGISFQVARGEMVGYIGPNGAGKSTTIKMLTGILTPSGGRLRVAGIDPSRERTRLAHRIGVVFGQRTTLWWDLPLRDSYRLMHRMYRIPDRRYRENLDRCVELLDLGELLEVPVRQLSLGQRMRGDIAAALLHDPEVLYLDEPTIGLDVVSKAKVRQFLKELNAERGTTVLLTTHDLTDIEQLCRRVMVIDHGRLMYDGSLAGLHEVGESERMLVVDLERELPPISLAPEGAGPGVRAVKVEGVRQWLAFPASASAAPLVARIAAEYPLMDLSVREPDIEAVIARMYEAAP comes from the coding sequence TTGGGCACGGTGGACGGGGTCGCGCAGCAGGGCACGGGCGGTGACGGTGAAGAACGGAGTGTGGGCCGGGGCGGTGAGCAACGGAGCGCGGGCGGCGACGGCTTCATCGCCCTCGACGGCGTCGAGAAGGTCTTCCAGGTCCGCCGCAGGGCCGGTCTGCTGCGCCGGGAGCGCCACGAGGTCCGCGCGGTGGACGGCATCAGCTTCCAGGTGGCGCGCGGCGAGATGGTCGGCTACATCGGCCCGAACGGGGCCGGGAAGTCCACCACGATCAAGATGCTGACGGGCATCCTCACCCCGAGCGGCGGCCGGCTGCGCGTGGCGGGCATCGACCCCTCCCGGGAACGTACGCGCCTCGCCCACCGCATCGGTGTCGTCTTCGGCCAGCGGACCACCCTCTGGTGGGACCTGCCGCTGCGCGACTCGTACCGGCTGATGCACCGCATGTACCGCATCCCGGACCGCCGTTACCGGGAGAACCTGGACCGCTGCGTCGAACTCCTGGACCTGGGGGAGCTGTTGGAGGTCCCCGTACGTCAACTCTCCTTGGGCCAGAGGATGCGCGGCGACATCGCGGCGGCCCTGCTGCACGATCCGGAGGTGCTCTACCTGGACGAGCCGACGATCGGGCTGGATGTCGTCTCCAAGGCCAAGGTGCGGCAGTTCCTCAAGGAGTTGAACGCCGAGCGCGGGACCACGGTCCTGCTGACGACGCACGACCTGACCGACATCGAGCAGCTCTGCCGCCGGGTGATGGTGATCGACCACGGCCGGCTGATGTACGACGGTTCGCTCGCCGGTCTCCACGAGGTGGGGGAGAGCGAGCGGATGCTCGTGGTGGACCTGGAGCGGGAACTCCCGCCGATCTCCCTGGCCCCGGAGGGCGCGGGGCCGGGGGTGCGGGCGGTCAAGGTGGAGGGCGTACGCCAGTGGCTGGCCTTCCCCGCCTCGGCGTCGGCCGCCCCGCTGGTCGCGCGGATCGCGGCCGAGTACCCGCTGATGGACCTCTCCGTGCGGGAGCCCGACATCGAGGCCGTGATCGCGAGGATGTACGAGGCGGCGCCCTGA
- a CDS encoding DUF1707 SHOCT-like domain-containing protein, which translates to MRASDAERERIAELLREAVAEGRLQMDEFEQRLDKAYQARTHGELEPLVSDLPAPGTAVAPVGSSAPAPVRGSAANWPSRIGGTPTSKGGFALWGGFNRKGRWTVARKFTAFAMWGGGEIDLRDADFEDREVVIRCFAIMGGIHVTAPPELNVDVRGLGIMGGFGEGPNEDGEPVPQAPRVTITGLALMGGVGVERKRTKAERRRIKEAEEAERAKRLEKGDGGGHGRKELG; encoded by the coding sequence ATGCGTGCTTCCGATGCTGAACGTGAGCGGATCGCCGAGTTGCTGAGGGAGGCCGTCGCCGAGGGCCGGCTCCAGATGGACGAGTTCGAGCAGCGCCTCGACAAGGCCTACCAGGCCCGTACGCACGGGGAGTTGGAGCCGCTCGTCAGCGACCTCCCGGCGCCCGGCACGGCGGTGGCCCCGGTGGGCTCCTCCGCGCCCGCCCCGGTGCGGGGCTCGGCCGCGAACTGGCCGTCCCGGATCGGTGGCACCCCCACATCGAAGGGCGGGTTCGCGCTCTGGGGCGGCTTCAACCGGAAGGGCCGCTGGACGGTGGCCCGGAAGTTCACGGCGTTCGCGATGTGGGGCGGCGGCGAGATCGACCTGCGCGACGCGGACTTCGAGGACCGCGAGGTGGTCATCCGCTGCTTCGCGATCATGGGCGGCATCCATGTGACGGCCCCGCCCGAGCTGAACGTGGACGTCCGGGGCCTCGGCATCATGGGCGGCTTCGGGGAGGGCCCGAACGAGGACGGCGAGCCCGTGCCGCAGGCCCCGCGCGTGACGATCACGGGGTTGGCCCTGATGGGCGGCGTCGGCGTGGAGCGCAAGCGGACGAAGGCGGAACGGCGCCGGATCAAGGAGGCCGAGGAGGCGGAGAGGGCGAAGCGGCTGGAGAAGGGCGACGGCGGCGGCCACGGCCGCAAGGAGTTGGGCTGA
- a CDS encoding SGNH/GDSL hydrolase family protein, translating into MPRRQGYALLIALLAGTAVLAAAAVLGTALFAGQRPAPLPSADAHAAARTPAAPAHTNGGWVATWTTAPVGGEPNTERGFPGSTIRNTVHTSVGGDAARITLSNLFGTSPLLVDRATVNTRPVTFDGASAVTVAAGGQVVSDPVAVPVAPGSDLEVAFRTPRPGGPVTHHPNSHQTSYLADGRATWSTTKWRYLTAVDVRNEAVAGTVVAIGDSLTAGSGSTTDANTRWTDVLAERLGGRYGVANAGIAGNRLLTQGSAGQPGTVRFERDVLGVAGVRTVIVALGINDVQGAPQETDAGRIVAGLRSLAEQARARDLRVVGATLTPFEGFRSWTPERNAVRLAVNEQIRSGTVFDAYVDFDAAVRDPAAPNRILPAYDSGDHLHFNDAGYRALGERVDLASLERSRTATPVSDAL; encoded by the coding sequence ATGCCCAGGCGTCAGGGGTACGCCCTGCTCATCGCCCTACTGGCGGGCACCGCCGTCCTCGCGGCCGCCGCCGTGCTGGGCACCGCCCTGTTCGCCGGGCAGCGCCCGGCCCCGCTCCCGTCGGCCGACGCCCACGCGGCGGCCCGTACGCCGGCCGCCCCCGCCCACACCAACGGCGGATGGGTCGCCACCTGGACCACCGCGCCCGTCGGCGGCGAGCCGAACACCGAACGCGGATTCCCCGGCAGCACCATCCGTAACACCGTGCACACCAGCGTCGGCGGGGACGCGGCCCGCATCACGCTCTCCAACCTCTTCGGGACCTCCCCGCTCCTCGTCGACCGGGCCACCGTCAACACCCGGCCGGTGACCTTCGACGGCGCCTCCGCCGTCACCGTCGCCGCCGGTGGACAGGTCGTCAGCGACCCGGTCGCCGTCCCGGTCGCGCCCGGCTCCGACCTGGAGGTCGCCTTCCGCACCCCACGCCCGGGCGGCCCGGTCACCCACCACCCCAACAGCCACCAGACGTCCTACCTGGCCGACGGCCGGGCCACCTGGTCCACCACCAAGTGGCGCTATCTGACCGCCGTGGACGTCCGCAACGAGGCCGTGGCCGGCACCGTCGTCGCCATCGGGGACTCGCTCACCGCGGGCAGCGGCTCCACCACCGACGCCAACACCCGCTGGACCGACGTCCTCGCGGAGCGGCTCGGCGGACGGTACGGGGTCGCCAACGCGGGCATAGCGGGGAACCGGCTCCTCACCCAGGGCTCGGCGGGGCAGCCCGGCACCGTCCGGTTCGAGCGCGATGTGCTCGGGGTCGCCGGGGTGCGCACGGTGATCGTGGCCCTCGGCATCAACGACGTCCAGGGCGCGCCGCAGGAGACCGACGCCGGACGGATCGTGGCCGGCCTGCGCTCCCTCGCCGAGCAGGCGCGGGCCCGGGACCTGCGGGTGGTCGGCGCGACCCTGACCCCGTTCGAGGGCTTCCGCTCCTGGACGCCAGAGCGCAACGCCGTACGGCTGGCGGTCAACGAGCAGATCCGGTCCGGCACGGTCTTCGACGCGTACGTCGACTTCGACGCGGCCGTCCGCGACCCCGCCGCGCCGAACCGGATCCTCCCCGCCTACGACTCCGGCGACCACCTGCACTTCAACGACGCCGGATACCGGGCGCTCGGTGAGCGCGTGGACCTGGCGTCGCTGGAGCGGAGCCGGACGGCGACACCGGTGTCGGACGCGCTGTGA
- a CDS encoding DUF445 domain-containing protein yields the protein MELGRGAEEGSGTGAGAGGGAGSGSGSGSGTGAGGGTGSGSGGGSGSGTGAGSGGGGSAGSGGPGSGGSGPGSGSGSGGPGSGGPGSGSGDGSGTGGGDGSGPGGGPSGPRPGPLGGAGPLASFAYTAADAEKQRGVRRMKLTATGLLLFVALVYVLATWAEHSGVTGWPGYVAAAAEAGMVGALADWFAVTALFRRPLGLPIPHTAIIPTKKDQLGQSLGSFVGENFLSGDVIRDRIHALGVGRRVGAWLAEPANADRVTAELATALRGALTVLRDSDVQAVVGEAITRRANAVEVGPGLGKMLERVVDDGGHRKVVDLICVRAHDWLVEHGDSVMEAVQGGAPGWTPRFVDKRVGERVYKELLRFVTEMRDMPGHPARASIDTFLTDFAADLQSDADTRARVERLKSEILGRSEVQDVIASAWSSVRTMLLAAAEDERSELRLRARASLMSLGAKLAADERLQGKVDGWLEEAAVHVVTRYRAEITSLISETVASWDADQTSKKIEAHIGRDLQFIRINGTVVGALAGLAIHTVSRALGG from the coding sequence ATGGAGCTGGGACGGGGCGCGGAGGAGGGCTCTGGTACGGGGGCGGGCGCGGGCGGCGGTGCGGGCTCCGGTTCCGGTTCCGGTTCCGGTACGGGGGCGGGCGGCGGCACCGGGTCCGGCTCGGGCGGCGGCTCAGGCTCCGGTACGGGGGCGGGCTCGGGCGGAGGCGGCAGCGCCGGTTCCGGCGGTCCCGGCTCCGGCGGCTCAGGTCCCGGCTCGGGCTCAGGATCCGGCGGTCCTGGTTCCGGCGGTCCTGGCTCCGGCTCCGGCGACGGCTCCGGTACGGGCGGAGGCGACGGTTCAGGTCCCGGAGGCGGCCCCTCCGGCCCCCGCCCCGGCCCCCTCGGCGGTGCGGGCCCGCTGGCCTCGTTCGCGTACACCGCCGCCGACGCGGAGAAACAGCGCGGCGTACGGCGGATGAAGCTCACGGCGACCGGCCTCCTTCTCTTCGTCGCGCTGGTCTACGTCCTGGCCACCTGGGCGGAGCACTCCGGGGTGACGGGCTGGCCGGGCTACGTCGCGGCGGCCGCCGAGGCGGGGATGGTGGGTGCGCTGGCGGACTGGTTCGCCGTCACGGCGCTCTTCCGGCGCCCGCTCGGCCTGCCCATCCCCCATACCGCCATCATCCCCACCAAGAAGGATCAGCTGGGACAGTCCCTCGGTTCCTTCGTCGGCGAGAACTTTCTCTCCGGGGACGTCATTCGTGACCGAATTCACGCCCTGGGGGTCGGCCGGAGGGTCGGCGCGTGGCTCGCGGAGCCGGCCAACGCCGACCGGGTCACAGCAGAGTTGGCGACCGCGCTGCGCGGCGCGCTCACGGTGCTGCGGGACTCCGACGTCCAGGCGGTCGTCGGTGAGGCCATCACCCGACGGGCCAACGCGGTGGAGGTCGGCCCCGGCCTCGGCAAGATGCTGGAGCGGGTGGTGGACGACGGCGGCCACCGCAAGGTCGTCGACCTCATCTGCGTACGGGCGCACGACTGGCTGGTGGAGCACGGCGACTCGGTGATGGAAGCGGTGCAGGGCGGGGCGCCCGGCTGGACGCCCCGGTTCGTGGACAAGCGGGTGGGGGAGCGGGTCTACAAGGAACTGCTGCGGTTCGTCACGGAGATGCGGGACATGCCGGGCCACCCGGCGCGCGCCTCCATCGACACCTTCCTCACCGACTTCGCGGCCGACCTCCAGAGCGACGCCGACACCCGGGCCCGGGTGGAGCGGCTGAAGTCGGAGATCCTGGGCCGGAGCGAGGTGCAGGACGTCATCGCGTCGGCCTGGTCCTCCGTCCGTACGATGCTCCTCGCGGCGGCCGAGGACGAGCGCAGCGAACTCCGCCTGCGCGCCCGCGCCTCCCTGATGTCGCTGGGCGCCAAGCTGGCGGCCGACGAGCGGCTCCAGGGCAAGGTGGACGGCTGGCTGGAGGAGGCGGCGGTCCATGTGGTCACGCGGTACCGGGCCGAGATCACCTCGCTGATCAGCGAGACGGTGGCGAGCTGGGACGCCGACCAGACGTCGAAGAAGATCGAGGCGCACATCGGCCGCGACCTCCAGTTCATCCGCATCAACGGCACGGTCGTCGGCGCGCTGGCGGGCCTGGCGATCCACACGGTGTCGCGGGCACTGGGAGGCTGA
- a CDS encoding pseudouridine-5'-phosphate glycosidase, with protein MAPATPTIPAIPTEEVREALHEGRPVVALESNVITHGLAYPDNAETAHKVEAAVRKGGAVPATICLDGGAIRVGMTDDDIERFASEPGIPKVSSRDLPVVLARGGRGATTVASSLVAAELAGIPFFASAGLGGVHRGAQTTMDVSSDLIQLTRSKVAVVCAGAKMILDLKLTMEYLETQCVPVISTGSDDFPAFYCASSGVRSPHRVDDDDLLARIVATHWAAGHPGSVVITTPPRPEDAVDSAEAERAITEALAQAERDGVSGQGLTKYLMRAVDRATGGRTAQANMAVLISTAETGGRLAAAYARHVNAGS; from the coding sequence ATGGCCCCCGCAACACCCACCATCCCCGCCATCCCCACCGAAGAGGTCCGCGAGGCCCTGCACGAAGGCCGCCCGGTCGTCGCGCTGGAGTCCAACGTCATCACCCACGGCCTGGCCTACCCGGACAACGCGGAGACCGCCCACAAGGTCGAGGCCGCCGTACGCAAGGGCGGGGCCGTGCCCGCCACCATCTGCCTGGACGGCGGGGCGATCCGGGTCGGCATGACCGACGACGACATCGAGCGCTTCGCCTCCGAGCCCGGCATCCCGAAGGTCTCCAGCCGTGACCTGCCGGTCGTCCTGGCCCGGGGCGGCCGGGGCGCCACCACCGTCGCCTCCTCCCTGGTCGCCGCCGAACTCGCCGGCATCCCGTTCTTCGCCTCGGCCGGGCTCGGCGGGGTCCACCGGGGCGCGCAGACGACGATGGACGTCTCCTCGGACCTGATCCAGCTCACCCGGTCCAAGGTGGCGGTCGTCTGCGCGGGCGCCAAGATGATCCTGGACCTGAAGCTGACCATGGAGTACCTGGAGACCCAGTGCGTCCCGGTGATCTCCACCGGCTCCGACGACTTCCCGGCCTTCTACTGCGCCTCCAGCGGGGTGCGCTCCCCGCACCGGGTGGACGACGACGATCTGCTCGCCCGGATCGTCGCCACCCACTGGGCGGCCGGCCACCCCGGTTCGGTGGTCATCACCACGCCGCCGCGCCCCGAGGACGCGGTGGACTCCGCCGAGGCCGAGCGGGCGATCACGGAGGCGCTCGCCCAGGCGGAGCGGGACGGGGTGAGCGGCCAGGGGCTCACCAAGTACCTGATGCGGGCCGTCGACCGGGCGACCGGGGGCCGGACCGCCCAGGCCAACATGGCGGTCCTCATCTCCACCGCCGAGACCGGGGGCAGGCTGGCCGCCGCCTACGCCCGGCACGTGAACGCCGGTTCCTGA